A region from the Osmerus eperlanus chromosome 11, fOsmEpe2.1, whole genome shotgun sequence genome encodes:
- the cep57 gene encoding centrosomal protein of 57 kDa isoform X1, whose product MKTVSKPTSATVRDKDVTAPSGGFVMSDSLSLSSYKDYPVIHPFIITHTPRHTLPSNAFPESSSKAILSALRNLQEKIRTLEKERGRAVQSIYTPEKTATHTLTQPQRDKDTHSHADIAKHTDKHKHTDTHTHTDTHTHKDTHSQSGTHTKRVGERETSDKSACNQALVTQLAAAEARCSQLEKQLEHMRRMVRSAKSDRTTLLKQQVSMETSRSAYQSHDSCSGHTQLEKLERLEQEYLRLTGTQEHAERKIQELEIKLQEEQHQIKLVQDKANQIQTGLEANRILLQSVSPRPPRSRTKEKRPVSKTPVESPSHTQPHYRLSLGDVPFVTGTSPGCSHSVRANVQSVLSLLKQHQPQLCNARVLSHTPLDQSSAQAANHRRSDSGSSSSSSGGEELADLLVALQEELRHMSLEQQDLMRQAEECVSERESRELHRDQEDLLKKMERKGEQISKLHKHQTQVKRLRREVRGQKRGGRGEVRVTTTVTTRGRSAGVVKVGPGDRSKNNLKLLRDMKALQSSLRT is encoded by the exons ATGAAGACGGTGTCAAAACCAACCTCCGCCACCGTGCGGGATAAG GACGTTACAGCGCCCTCTGGTGGGTTCGTGATGTCCGACAGTCTGTCTCTTTCATCCTACAAGGACTATCCTGTAATCCATCCTtttatcatcacacacacacctcgacacACATTACCAAGCAACGCTTTTCCAGAGAGCAGCAGCAAAG cTATCTTGTCTGCCTTGAGGAACCTTCAGGAGAAGATCAGGaccctggagaaggagagaggccgGGCAGTACAGAGCATATACACACCGGAGAAgaccgcaacacacacactcacacagccccagagggacaaggacacacactctcatgctgACATAGccaagcacacagacaaacataaacacactgacacacacacccacactgacacacatacacacaaagacacacactctcagtcaggcacacacaccaagagggtgggagagagagaaaccagtgACAAGTCAGCATGTAACCAAG ccctggtGACCCAGCTAGCCGCAGCGGAGGCTCGCTGTAGCCAGCTTGAAAAGCAGTTGGAGCACATGAGGAGGATGGTCCGCAGTGCCAAGTCGGACAGGACCACCCTGCTCAAACAACAG GTTTCCATGGAGACATCCAGGTCAGCTTATCAGTCACATGACTCTTGTTCTGGGCATACCCAGCTGGAGAAACTAGAGCGTCTGGAGCAGGAGTATTTGCGACTGACAGGCACGCAGGAGcatgcagag AGGAAGATCCAGGAGTTGGAGATCAagctgcaggaggagcagcaccAGATCAAGCTGGTCCAGGACAAAGCTAaccag ATACAGACAGGTTTGGAAGCCAATAGGATCCTGCTCCAGTCTGTATCTCCCCGCCCACCCAGAAGCAGAACCAAAGAGAAGAGACCTGTTTCTAAA acgCCTGTGGAgtcgccctcacacacacagcctcactacAGACTTAGTCTGGGGGACGTGCCATTTGTGACTGGAAcg TCTCCAGGTTGCAGTCACTCGGTCCGGGCCAACgtccagtctgtcctctctctgctgaAGCAACACCAGCCCCAGCTCTGCAACGCACGCGTcctctctcacaccccattGGACCAGAGTTCCGCCCAGGCAGCCAATCACAGGCGCTCAGACagtggctcctcctcttcctcttctggaggggaggagctagCAGACCTGTTGGTGGCATTACAGGAAGAGCTGCGACACATGAgcct ggagcAACAGGACCTGATGCGGCAGGCTGAAGAGTGTGTGTCGGAGCGTGAGAGTAGAGAGCTGCACAGAGATCAGGAGGACCTACTGaagaagatggagaggaagggagagcagaTCAGCAAGTTACACAAACACcaaacacag gtcaagAGGTTGCGTAGGGAGGTGCGGGGTCAGAAGCGAGGGGGCAGAGGTGAGGTCAGGGTCACAACCACAGTGACTACTCGCGGTCGCTCAGCCGGAGTGGTCAAAGTTGGTCCGGGCGACCGCAGTAAGAACAATCTGAAACTGCTCCGTGACATGAAAGCCCTCCAGAGCTCCCTACGAACATGA
- the cep57 gene encoding centrosomal protein of 57 kDa isoform X2: MKTVSKPTSATVRDKDYPVIHPFIITHTPRHTLPSNAFPESSSKAILSALRNLQEKIRTLEKERGRAVQSIYTPEKTATHTLTQPQRDKDTHSHADIAKHTDKHKHTDTHTHTDTHTHKDTHSQSGTHTKRVGERETSDKSACNQALVTQLAAAEARCSQLEKQLEHMRRMVRSAKSDRTTLLKQQVSMETSRSAYQSHDSCSGHTQLEKLERLEQEYLRLTGTQEHAERKIQELEIKLQEEQHQIKLVQDKANQIQTGLEANRILLQSVSPRPPRSRTKEKRPVSKTPVESPSHTQPHYRLSLGDVPFVTGTSPGCSHSVRANVQSVLSLLKQHQPQLCNARVLSHTPLDQSSAQAANHRRSDSGSSSSSSGGEELADLLVALQEELRHMSLEQQDLMRQAEECVSERESRELHRDQEDLLKKMERKGEQISKLHKHQTQVKRLRREVRGQKRGGRGEVRVTTTVTTRGRSAGVVKVGPGDRSKNNLKLLRDMKALQSSLRT, encoded by the exons ATGAAGACGGTGTCAAAACCAACCTCCGCCACCGTGCGGGATAAG GACTATCCTGTAATCCATCCTtttatcatcacacacacacctcgacacACATTACCAAGCAACGCTTTTCCAGAGAGCAGCAGCAAAG cTATCTTGTCTGCCTTGAGGAACCTTCAGGAGAAGATCAGGaccctggagaaggagagaggccgGGCAGTACAGAGCATATACACACCGGAGAAgaccgcaacacacacactcacacagccccagagggacaaggacacacactctcatgctgACATAGccaagcacacagacaaacataaacacactgacacacacacccacactgacacacatacacacaaagacacacactctcagtcaggcacacacaccaagagggtgggagagagagaaaccagtgACAAGTCAGCATGTAACCAAG ccctggtGACCCAGCTAGCCGCAGCGGAGGCTCGCTGTAGCCAGCTTGAAAAGCAGTTGGAGCACATGAGGAGGATGGTCCGCAGTGCCAAGTCGGACAGGACCACCCTGCTCAAACAACAG GTTTCCATGGAGACATCCAGGTCAGCTTATCAGTCACATGACTCTTGTTCTGGGCATACCCAGCTGGAGAAACTAGAGCGTCTGGAGCAGGAGTATTTGCGACTGACAGGCACGCAGGAGcatgcagag AGGAAGATCCAGGAGTTGGAGATCAagctgcaggaggagcagcaccAGATCAAGCTGGTCCAGGACAAAGCTAaccag ATACAGACAGGTTTGGAAGCCAATAGGATCCTGCTCCAGTCTGTATCTCCCCGCCCACCCAGAAGCAGAACCAAAGAGAAGAGACCTGTTTCTAAA acgCCTGTGGAgtcgccctcacacacacagcctcactacAGACTTAGTCTGGGGGACGTGCCATTTGTGACTGGAAcg TCTCCAGGTTGCAGTCACTCGGTCCGGGCCAACgtccagtctgtcctctctctgctgaAGCAACACCAGCCCCAGCTCTGCAACGCACGCGTcctctctcacaccccattGGACCAGAGTTCCGCCCAGGCAGCCAATCACAGGCGCTCAGACagtggctcctcctcttcctcttctggaggggaggagctagCAGACCTGTTGGTGGCATTACAGGAAGAGCTGCGACACATGAgcct ggagcAACAGGACCTGATGCGGCAGGCTGAAGAGTGTGTGTCGGAGCGTGAGAGTAGAGAGCTGCACAGAGATCAGGAGGACCTACTGaagaagatggagaggaagggagagcagaTCAGCAAGTTACACAAACACcaaacacag gtcaagAGGTTGCGTAGGGAGGTGCGGGGTCAGAAGCGAGGGGGCAGAGGTGAGGTCAGGGTCACAACCACAGTGACTACTCGCGGTCGCTCAGCCGGAGTGGTCAAAGTTGGTCCGGGCGACCGCAGTAAGAACAATCTGAAACTGCTCCGTGACATGAAAGCCCTCCAGAGCTCCCTACGAACATGA
- the LOC134029352 gene encoding guanylate cyclase soluble subunit beta-2-like, which yields MSAPFRLNCSSTFQCNLVESMYGFINTCLKSLVVEKFGEKTWVKLRDEAGVQDTFLTYEVYPDDITMRLVSEACKLLDVKPEVVLRQFGEYFFEFCKLSGYDHMLRTLGGSLFEFIENLDALHSYLALSYKEMNAPSFRVERNLEGTMYLHYYSDRRGLCHIVPGIIGAVARDFFNSDITMEIVNRIEELERTGKKEHVVFLVTQRPLVTNPVSSGETQHQNPSEPPRSHTRRNAMHLTQEVQLLCSFYSPCQRRRTPGCSLYRSHWEMVRGLVRLGKGKLLRGFEPVYPESLCVDLKTFCNAFPFHLVFDEQLRVCQAGVNLQRIVPGLQTRNICLDQYFLILHPEVTFTISSIRKFINSHFVLQTRRNMMPEAWRERPMLQLRGQMLWMASEGRMLYQASPLLRSLEELEERSMHLSDIAPHDVTRDLILLNQQRLAEMELSSQLERKKEELRLLSQHLEEERRKTETLLYAMLPRHVANQLKEGKTVEAGEFKECTILFSDVVTFTTICSQCEPLDIVNMLNSMYLRFDRLTTVHTVYKVETIGDAYMVVGGVPIPVSSHAERVANFALGMVLAAQEVINPVTGQPIQIRVGLHCGPVLAGVVGEKMPRYCLFGDTVNTASRMESHGLPNKIHLSPSVFQALYDKGFLLQERGEIEVKGKGKMTTYFLEKNLRVSELQLLGLSEPEERSERPAGRHSALSPTDGEGAHHHPGAPEVQRRARREDRHPTVPMRYADNLSEPPPSPQPPSAPLSKPPRDSESYGSLHSEDHSGDKLRNPSDDIKHTDQSENRCVDSNNQQLTRVVLCATSVVTEAASVSRNKHTRTRFCVLL from the exons ATGAGCGCTCCTTTTCGTCTAAACTGCTCGTCAACGTTCCAGTGTAACCTTGTAGAATCAATG TACGGGTTTATCAACACCTGTCTGAAGTCTTTGGTTGTCGAGAAATTTGGTGAAAAGACGTGGGTAAAACTCAG AGATGAAGCAGGCGTTCAGGATACCTTCCTGACGTACGAGGTGTACCCTGATGACATCACGATGCGGCTGGTCAGCGAGGCCTGCAAATTGCTGG ACGTTAAGCCGGAGGTGGTTCTGAGACAGTTCGGAGAATACTTCTTCGAGTTCTGTAAACTGTCCGGATACGACCACATGCTGCGAACTCTGGGGGGGAGTCTGTTCGAGTTCATAGAGAATCTGGACGCCCTCCACAGTTACCTGGCTCTTTCTTATAag GAAATGAATGCCCCATCATTTCGTGTGGAAAGGAACCTCGAAGGCACCATGTATCTTCATTACTATTCAGACCGGCGCGGCCTGTGCCACATCGTGCCTG GTATTATCGGCGCCGTTGCGAGAGATTTCTTCAACAGTGACATAACGATGGAGATCGTTAACCGGATCGAGGAGCTCGAGCGGACAGGGAAGAAGGAACACGTCGTCTTCCTTGTCACCCAGCGGCCCTTAGTCACCAATCCCGTAAGCAGCGGCGAGACCCAACACCAGAACCCGTCTGAGCCGCCGCGGAGCCACACCAGGAGGAACGCCATGCACTTGACCCAGGAGGTACAACTTTTATGTAGTTTCTATA GCCCCTGTCAGAGGAGGCGGACCCCGGGCTGCTCTCTCTACAGGAGCCACTGGGAGATGGTCCGGGGTCTGGTGAGGCTGGGGAAGG gtaagCTTCTGAGGGGCTTTGAGCCAGTCTACCCTGAGAGTCTGTGTGTCGACCTGAAGACCTTCTGCAACGCCTTCCCCTTCCACCTGGTGTTTGATGAACAG CTGAGGGTGTGTCAGGCAGGGGTGAACCTCCAGCGTATCGTCCCCGGTCTGCAGACCAGAAACATCTGTCTGGACCAGTACTTCCTCATCCTGCACCCGGAGGTCACCTTCACCATCTCCAGCATCAGGAAGTTCATCAACAGCCACTTTGTGCTGCAGACCAGGAGGAACATGATGCCTGAGGCCTGGAGGGAACGACCCATGCTGCAgctgagag GTCAGATGCTGTGGATGGCGTCGGAGGGCCGCATGCTGTACCAGGCGTCCCCTCTGCTGCgcagcctggaggagctggaagagcgcAGCATGCACCTGTCGGACATCGCCCCGCACGACGTGACCCGCGACCTCATCCTGCTCAACCAGCAGCGGCTGGCGGAGATGGAGCTGTCCAGCCagctggagaggaagaaggaggagctgCGGCTGCTGTCGcagcacctggaggaggagcgcaGGAAGACGGAGACGCTGCTGTACGCCATGCTGCCGCGCCACGTGGCCAACCAGCTGAAGGAGGGCAAGACGGTGGAGGCGG gtgaGTTTAAGGAGTGCACCATCCTGTTCAGTGATGTGGTCACCTTCACCACCATCTGCTCCCAGTGTGAGCCCCTGGACATCGTCAACATGCTCAACTCCATGTACCTGCGCTTCGACCGGCTCACCACCGTCCACACGGTCTACAAG GTGGAGACTATTGGGGATGCCTACATGGTGGTTGGTGGGGTGCCCATCCCAGTGTCCAGCCACGCAGAGCGGGTGGCCAACTTTGCCCTGGGCATGGTGCTGGCTGCCCAGGAGGTCATCAACCCTGTCACTGGACAGCCCATACAG ATCCGAGTGGGTCTGCACTGTGGGCCGGTGCTggcgggggtggtgggggagaagATGCCTCGGTACTGTCTGTTTGGAGACACGGTCAACACTGCCTCACGCATGGAAAGCCACGGCCTGCCCAACAAGATCCACTTGAGCCCCAGTGTGTTCCA GGCTCTGTACGATAAGGGCTTCTTGCTGCAGGAGCGTGGAGAAATCGAGGTGAAGGGGAAGGGCAAGATGACCACCTACTTCCTGGAGAAGAACCTGCGTGTCAGCGAGCTGCAGCTGCTAGGTTTGTCTGAGCCCGAGGAGCGCTCCGAACGCCCGGCTGGACGccactctgccctctctcccacgGACGGGGAGGGGGCCCACCACCACCCAGGggcaccag AGGTGCAGCGGCgggcgaggagagaggacagacaccCCACCGTGCCCATGAGGTACGCAGACAACCTGAGcgagccccctccctccccccagcccccctccgcccccctgaGCAAACCTCCCCGGGACTCTGAGAGCTACGGCAGTCTACACAGTGAGGACCACTCAGGAGACAAGCTCCGAAACCCATCAGACGATATCAAACACACTGACCAATCAGAAAATAGATGTGTGGACAGTAACAACCAACAGTTGACCAGAGTTGTTTTGTGCGCCACCTCTGTTGTCACTGAGGCTGCTTCAGTGTCTCGGAACAAACACACCCGCACCAGATTTTGTGTGCTACTGTGA